tccatatccagttctaactgttgcttcctgtcccacatataggtttctcaggagacggataaggtggtcaggcactcccatttctttaaggacttgccatagtttgctgttttcgacacagtcaaaggcttttgcatagtcaatgaagcagaagtaaatagttttctggaactctctggctttctccataatccagcgcatgttagcaatttggtctcgagttcctctgccccttcggaatccagcttgtacttctgggagttctcggtccacatactactgaagcctaccttgtaggattttgagcataaccttgctagcgtgtgaaatgagtgcaattgtacggtagttggagcattctttggcactgcctttcttggggattgggatgtagactgatcttttgtaatcttctggccactgttgagttttccaaacttgctgttgagttttccaaacttgctggcatattgaatgtagcaccttttggagcatcttatggagcgaatacagttAAAAAgagttcagccaccaccacccagaagcctcccactgccatgctgggaggcctctgaactggcacctgagactgcttgctgtttggacctcaccattctgccctgctagctttccaggatctgcttcctgcagcccatctggaaaaccagcaaggccagcaggcctatggcagcaggcagtgaaaacagccaaggaccaaaggggaaagagtgattctagaaagaccaggggaaaccacaaacacagtcccccacttaggcagttgattttccatatttggggaaatcacaagggtcagcacatccaaagtgcaatagatatGGTATGTCgcacaaaaaaaggggggtcttggattacctaatataaaattatactatgtagcgaatcagcttagacatatcccagatataattaaggataataaaaatttaatttggatggaTTTTGAGACGGAAGGAATAGAAGAAACTGTGGAAagtatcttgtttaaaaaaaaattgcagaagggataaaaaagatcaaaaatccgtttttaataaatatgttggaaaactggaaggaatttagagaggtattgagtccaccgatatctcctttatctcaggtagttgatttaaggaattttccagaaaatttaaaaaacttaaagaatgtattaaaaagcaaacagataagcagattaaaagactggacagagaagataaaagaaaaaggggattgttacatacagcactgatgttacctgtctgtcatgggtttggagggaaagttccaacctatggggagtggaaggcgggacatcaggaggaggggctgtactgtataaatatgtgatgcgtgtgtggtgagagagagatgctgagagacactgggttgtgacgaagcagcagctgggaagaagaagctgttgtgggagtctgtgtgtcagacagggtactactgtgtgtcagagtaccaacctgataggttcaggtgtctgttggttagccagaactgataggttcagggtctgtgctttaagttaagggttctgggtgaaccaaactgtgtgcatgtatgaatgatagtaagccacgttacttgatcttattcacctgattgtttatttttccctgtgtgtattttaaataaaccttattccttttattgtttaaaaatccatccctggtctgtgtgacttcttaaagggaatggttggtggcagcttagtgtaactgtgtgacatatcccagtaggtctgggtttgtcacattgattggtgtccagcgtgtgggatacgactggtccagttgtccagtggtccagcaaagccttggcaagtgtgcccagagcaagggggtctagtcagggacagtctgaggcgcgtaggtaatcttctaggtgtacctcacggggaggtgcgctagtagaagaacgtgccaactggggagacttagattaaggtgctctgaggcagcctagttttggcgggaaaaagctgaggcaaagctgcatagtaacagtgatctagcttgccagctgagaggcccagcagaggggggtaggctctgactcgatactgttgcaagtttagtgctgaagaacagcagcaatctctagggagagctggttctgaggcaagaaggaaaaaagtggtcgttttattttgaggcttgacttttaaagcagcctgttctgaggggggattatgcccttgactcgaagccagatggccgaaatgagtgaagtgaaagacccccagattgaccaaggttctgaggatgaatttggctcagtgcagggtgacagcacaggagagcagaacccagaacttagaaaattgctcatagcccaacagcatgaactgaggatgaggcaatttgaagtggaggaaagggaaagggaaaggcaaattgaaatggaggaaagggaaagagagaaacagagacaatttgaattgacattagagagagagaaaattgctctggaaaaagaaagaatggcgtttgaattaagaaaactggaaatgatgaaccagaacaataataacaatagggattctgagggaggccaattgtctaaggctgacctgaagaaattccctgtgtaccacaagggagattgtcctgaggtgttcttttccttagtggaaagagcgtttgtggacttctcagtgagggaaactgagaagatgaccatcatgcgatctttaatcagtggtagcctggctgaggtttatgccgagatgcctgaggaactgatgaaagattttgcagagtttaaaaaactggtgtttgccagacatgggataaatgcagagcagctgagacaaagattcaggtccctcaccaaaaaaccagaacagacttttacccaagtgggggcccaattggtgaggctgcttgagaaatggctatcgcaagagggaacagagacctatgagcagctgaaagacttgatagcactggaacagttctattcagtcctgcatggggaattgaaattccaggtgagggaaaggaaaccgaaatctgtggcagcagccgcagagatcgcagattttatttcccaaataagaaagcccttgggtgaggggaaatctgtaggtaaacccaaagaaacctacagcaagtactctcagggaccagggaaaagccagcaagggggaggggcccatggtgaagggaagccctcagacatgaaactaagacctcagattttggagggaaaaccaaaacaagatgagagagaatcaaaatacaccagaaaatgctatttctgtcagggaaagggtcatctaatctcagaatgtgagaaattaaagcagctaaaaggaatggtgcctcagaatgctagtgggaccaagccaaaagctgtgttctgtgtccagaaagagcaaggctcagtgtcactgagggagcctgttgccatggctactcagtctggaacagctacctctgctgatcaggctgaggaaaatggtcctcttgtggaggtaaagcgctgcttgctgataaaaacagattctcagttgtttgagacagcaggggtggacgtaggaatacttgaccgtcagtatcgggggctgcgggacacttgttcccaggtaaccctgtgccatccagatattattcctagggagtttataatcccaaatgagagtatgaaggtggcagggattgaggggcaggtaatctctctgccagtagcagaggtacctgtcaactttcaaggctggaggggagattggcggctagcgattttatcgactctgccagcagccgtgctcgtgggaaatgacctggctgaacatgtgaaacgggtgctagtgattacacgctcacaagccaccacggggacagttcaggggggtaatgatgagccagagacggaagcagaggggagttcagaagctgtggtggaaatcttaaccacagacagcagatttggacaggagcaaaaggcagacgccactctccaaaagtgttttgaacaggtgactgacgcccagctaacacctgaaaccccagtgagatttctggagaaaaaggggattttatatagagaaaccctgaggaatatctcaaaagggggagatgggatcagaagtcagctggtggtacctgaaaagtatcgccccatgatcttacaaagggggcactctgacatgtttgctgcacacttaggggtgaaagggccccttgatttgatcaaacaaaattgggagcagatcacccaggatgacccacaagacgttgtgacatacatagacaccttgatgaatgacctaaagcgaaatctagagctggcagcagaaaacctgcaagctcagaaggtcagacagaaaacatggtatgaccacaaagctagagagaggcactttgacccaggggaggaagtgctttggcttaggccctgcagagagaataaactgcagctcaaatgggcaggaccatatagggtcatttccaagatgtcagacctgaactacctaatagagcaggaggagaaccaagcaaggagggtggttcatgtgaatgccctaaaaccctactacagaggggaacagagggttttattcgcgataaaagcagctgagagtgaggaagcggaattacccttctgggagggtagaggggaagtaaaatacaacccagaggaggtaaagatcagtcctgcactcacccaagaccagcagcaagaactaaaaatgctgcttagtaaatatcaacaggtgttttccaacaagccggggatagtgaagggagtgatgcatcggatccacacaggggatgcacccccgcaggcagtatccccataccgagtaacgggaccctatagggacaaggtgctgaaggagctggacgaaatgttgagggagaacataatcgtcccctcttctagtccttggtcctctccgatagtccttgtagacaagcctgatgggagcattaggttttgtgtcgattacaggaaattaaaccgtgtaaccactcctgatgcctacccaatgcccaggctagacaacctgattgaaaccatagggggttgtcggttcatctcatcattggacctggtaaagggatattggcaattaagaattgatcccagggatcaagaaaagactgccttttgcagcccttttggtctctatgagtttcgagtcctgagctttggtctcagaaatgcaccagccacattccaaaggctgatggaccagaccttggcagggctcaatgactttacagtggcctacat
The Pogona vitticeps strain Pit_001003342236 chromosome 1, PviZW2.1, whole genome shotgun sequence genome window above contains:
- the LOC144586137 gene encoding uncharacterized protein LOC144586137 is translated as MPLTRSQMAEMSEVKDPQIDQGSEDEFGSVQGDSTGEQNPELRKLLIAQQHELRMRQFEVEERERERQIEMEEREREKQRQFELTLEREKIALEKERMAFELRKLEMMNQNNNNNRDSEGGQLSKADLKKFPVYHKGDCPEVFFSLVERAFVDFSVRETEKMTIMRSLISGSLAEVYAEMPEELMKDFAEFKKLVFARHGINAEQLRQRFRSLTKKPEQTFTQVGAQLVRLLEKWLSQEGTETYEQLKDLIALEQFYSVLHGELKFQVRERKPKSVAAAAEIADFISQIRKPLGEGKSVGKPKETYSKYSQGPGKSQQGGGAHGEGKPSDMKLRPQILEGKPKQDERESKYTRKCYFCQGKGHLISECEKLKQLKGMVPQNASGTKPKAVFCVQKEQGSVSLREPVAMATQSGTATSADQAEENGPLVEVKRCLLIKTDSQLFETAGVDVGILDRQYRGLRDTCSQVTLCHPDIIPREFIIPNESMKVAGIEGQVISLPVAEVPVNFQGWRGDWRLAILSTLPAAVLVGNDLAEHVKRVLVITRSQATTGTVQGGNDEPETEAEGSSEAVVEILTTDSRFGQEQKADATLQKCFEQVTDAQLTPETPVRFLEKKGILYRETLRNISKGGDGIRSQLVVPEKYRPMILQRGHSDMFAAHLGVKGPLDLIKQNWEQITQDDPQDVVTYIDTLMNDLKRNLELAAENLQAQKVRQKTWYDHKARERHFDPGEEVLWLRPCRENKLQLKWAGPYRVISKMSDLNYLIEQEENQARRVVHVNALKPYYRGEQRVLFAIKAAESEEAELPFWEGRGEVKYNPEEVKISPALTQDQQQELKMLLSKYQQVFSNKPGIVKGVMHRIHTGDAPPQAVSPYRVTGPYRDKVLKELDEMLRENIIVPSSSPWSSPIVLVDKPDGSIRFCVDYRKLNRVTTPDAYPMPRLDNLIETIGGCRFISSLDLVKGYWQLRIDPRDQEKTAFCSPFGLYEFRVLSFGLRNAPATFQRLMDQTLAGLNDFTVAYIDDIGIFSNTWEDHLIHLELVLQRLSAAGLTVKASKCQLGSPEIKYLGHMVGGGVIKPLEAKIEAVRDWPRPNTKKKVKSFLGLVGYYRKFIPRFSEIAAPLTDLTRKTAEDRIPWTSDCEAAFQRLKEALINYPVLRAPDFDREFIIYTDASNSGVGAVLCQEDENGDQHPVSYLSRKLQKGL